From one Planktothrix agardhii NIES-204 genomic stretch:
- a CDS encoding 6-phosphogluconate dehydrogenase, NAD-binding: MKIGVIGTGLMGLPIALKILEMGFKVIVYNRTTSKVEPLREAGATVAGTPQGLITASDCILLMLTNQEAIESVLFRSEFQSILSGKTIISMGTISPTESKNIQKEIIKAGGNYLEAPVLGSIPEAKSGKLQIMVGSTEAQFKQWFHVLQPLGEPKYIGEVGSASALKLALNQLIASLTTAFALSLNFVQGQGVDIELFMEILRKSALYAPTFDKKLQRMLEENYQNPNFPTKHLLKDTNLFLQEAKSMGLNVSSLEGVRAILEATQKLGKLDDDYSALFTTLKP, from the coding sequence ATGAAAATTGGAGTTATTGGAACTGGGTTAATGGGATTACCCATCGCCCTCAAAATTCTGGAAATGGGATTTAAAGTTATTGTTTATAACCGCACAACATCCAAAGTAGAACCGTTAAGAGAAGCCGGAGCAACAGTAGCGGGAACTCCCCAAGGTTTAATCACTGCTAGTGATTGTATTCTGTTAATGTTAACTAATCAAGAGGCGATTGAGTCGGTTTTATTCCGTTCAGAATTTCAATCTATTTTATCAGGAAAAACAATTATTTCTATGGGAACAATTTCCCCAACGGAGAGTAAAAATATCCAAAAAGAAATTATTAAAGCTGGGGGAAATTATTTAGAAGCACCGGTTTTAGGGAGTATTCCTGAAGCAAAATCGGGGAAATTACAAATTATGGTCGGTTCCACGGAAGCCCAATTTAAACAGTGGTTTCATGTCTTACAACCCCTAGGGGAACCCAAATATATTGGGGAAGTTGGTAGTGCATCGGCGTTAAAATTAGCCTTAAATCAGTTAATTGCTTCCCTGACAACCGCCTTCGCCCTGAGTTTAAATTTTGTTCAAGGTCAAGGAGTTGATATCGAACTCTTTATGGAGATTTTACGCAAGAGTGCGTTATATGCTCCTACCTTTGATAAAAAATTACAACGGATGTTAGAAGAAAATTATCAAAATCCCAATTTTCCTACTAAACATTTATTAAAAGACACGAATTTGTTTTTACAAGAAGCGAAATCAATGGGGTTAAATGTGAGTTCTTTAGAAGGGGTTCGAGCAATATTAGAAGCTACACAAAAACTCGGAAAACTAGATGACGATTATTCCGCCTTATTTACCACCCTTAAACCCTGA